Within Candidatus Cybelea sp., the genomic segment GGTCGCTGCCCCGATAAGGCGAGGCGGATTCGCATCCACGCCGGCGCAATCCCGACGCGCAGCCCGTCGATGCGCTGGCTGACGAAACGCCGGCAATCTGGCGATTCGAGCGCGACGGATACCTCTTTTCCAGGCGGCTCGGCTGCGCTTCCCGGATTGTCGAATGACGGCAGGCGGAGCGGAACGCCGTACGAGGCGGCGAGCTCGCGCGCCAAACCGATCACAGACATCGCGTCCGGACGATTCGTCGTTACTTCGACGTCGAGCACGGCCGTGTCGAGCCCAAAGAATGCGACCGCATCGAGCCCGGGCGCGACGTCGGACTCGAGCTGCATGATGCCGTCTTCGAACCACTCGCCGGGCAGTGCGAGCTCTTCGGCGGAGATCATCATTCCGGCCGATGCGACGCCGCGCATCGTACGCGGTGCGATCGTCAGCTCGGGAAGGCGCGCCCCGATGGTCGCGACCGCGATCGTTTGACCGGCGGCCACATTCGTGGCGGCGGTCGCGATCGTCAAAGGCGCGCCGTCGCCAACGTCGACCTGCGCGACCACAAGGCGGTCGGCGTTGGGGTGCTTGGCGAGGCTCGCGATGCGACCGGCAACGACGCCCGTAATCTTTGGACGCTCGACGATCTCTGCGACCGGGAAGCCGAGCATTGCCAGCCGGTCGGCAACCGCCGCGGGGTCGGGCGGCAGCGAGACGAACTCGCGCAGCCAGCTGATTGGAATGCGCACGGCTAGTGGCCCAACTGCGTCAGGAACTCAATCTCGCTCTTGACGAAGCGGCGGATGTCGTCGACCCCGTACCGCGCGAGTCCCAAGCGCTCGACGCCGAAGCCGAACGCCCAGCCCGAATAACGCTCCGGGTCGTATCCAACCTCACGAAGAACGTTGGGATGCACCATCCCGGAGCCGCCCAGCTCGATCCAGCCCGAGCCGCCGCACATGTTGCACGGGATCGCGGCCGGCGTCCCATTGCACTTCGGGCAAGTGGTATCGACCTCGGCGCTCGGTTCGGTGAAGGGAAAATACGACGGCCGAAACCGCACGCGCTGTGCTTGCCCGAAAAGCTCGCGGCAGAGCCCGGTGAGCATTCCCTTGAGGTGGCCGAAATGAATGCCCTCGGCGACCAGCAGCCCTTCGACCTGATGGAACTGGAAGAGATGGCGCGCGTCTACCGCGTCGCGCCGAAAGCACTTGCCCGGCGCGACGATCGCGATCGGCGGCGCGTAGCGCTGCATCGTTCGGATCTGCATCGGGGAGGTGTGCGGCCGGAGCAGCATCTTGTCGCTGAGCCAGAAAGAGTCGAATCCCTCGCGCGCCGGATGATCGGGGGGAATGTTGAGCGCGTCGAAGTTGTAGTAGTCCGGCTCGACTTCTGGGCCGATGACGACGGCGAATCCGTGACGCACGAAATAGGCGCAGCTCTGCTCGATGATGCGCCGGACGGGGTGGATGGAACCGGCGGGTTGCGAGATCGCCGGGAAGGTCACGTCGATCGAGGTCGCGAGTTCGCTCTCGAAGCGGCGCTCTTCGAGCCGCTCGCCGGCGGCCCCCAGTGCAAGCTCCATCGCCGCGACGGCGTCGTTGATGATCATGCCTGCGTCGCGCCGCTGCGGCGGTGCGAGTTTGCCGATGCCGCGCCTCAACAGCGTGACTTCGCCGCTGCGTCCGAGGTATGCCACACGCACATTTTCGAGCGCTTGCCCGTCGTTGGCAGCCTCGACCGCATCGGCAAAGCGCCGCTGCACGTCTTGAAGTTGATTTTGCAGTTCCGTCATCGTTTTTAAAAAAGGAAAACGCCCGGTCGTTCTTTCTTACCGGGCGCTCCGAAAATCGCTTAACGTTCGGTGCGGCGTATCTAGCCGCGGATGATTACTACGTTGCCGTCGGCGCCGCGTGGAGCCTTCGGTATGCCAGATAAGCGTCGATCGAACCCGTTTGGGCGAAAAGCCTCCAGAAGAGATTGGACGTTGCCATAGCGCTTTGCAGTCTCCTTCTAGCCGTCGGCTCCAGGGCGGCCCTCGTCGCGGAATGGGGTGAG encodes:
- the pheS gene encoding phenylalanine--tRNA ligase subunit alpha; protein product: MTELQNQLQDVQRRFADAVEAANDGQALENVRVAYLGRSGEVTLLRRGIGKLAPPQRRDAGMIINDAVAAMELALGAAGERLEERRFESELATSIDVTFPAISQPAGSIHPVRRIIEQSCAYFVRHGFAVVIGPEVEPDYYNFDALNIPPDHPAREGFDSFWLSDKMLLRPHTSPMQIRTMQRYAPPIAIVAPGKCFRRDAVDARHLFQFHQVEGLLVAEGIHFGHLKGMLTGLCRELFGQAQRVRFRPSYFPFTEPSAEVDTTCPKCNGTPAAIPCNMCGGSGWIELGGSGMVHPNVLREVGYDPERYSGWAFGFGVERLGLARYGVDDIRRFVKSEIEFLTQLGH